The DNA sequence TTGGTAATCCCATCTCTTTCCTTGCAGCGATGTTCTTCTCTGCCTTTTCCTTCTTCTGTGCAGAGAGTTTTTCAAGAAGTCCCAGGCCAGGTTTGACTTCCTCTATTGGTTTGGTCTCGAATATACCTGCCTCAACAGCCTGCTTGAGTATTGAGTCCCCTGAATCGGTCCTTGTTATGACTGTTGACCAGCCATCCGGTGATCCCACTGAACCTGTTGATACGTCTGCCAGCTCAGCCACATAGTCCTTGCAGATCTTGCATCCTGCCTGTTCGTATCCATGGGTCTCCTTGAGGGGGAGTGTGTAGACATCGTCCTGGGTGTAGACCCAGAATTTTCCTTTACCTATGTCCATCTTCTCAACGAGCTCCATGTTTAATCCGAGTTTTTCACAGATGAAGGTCTGCAGTGATGTGTATGGGAAGTTCTCCATGCAGTAGATACCGACCAGGAGTTTTATCTTATCTGCAACAAACCTGACACCGAATGGGTAGGTCTGGGCCTTCCTTATACCCATGGTCTGGCAGGGTATTGCAACTGTACCCAGTTTCTCTATACCGTACTGCCTCACTGCCTTCTTGAGCATCAGGACGTTTGGTGAGAATGTGTACTTGGTACCTGCAGCCGCCTTGAGTTCATCTGAGGTCATGGCGACCATTGGTTCTGGCTTCCAGAACTCCTTTCCGGGTCCTGCAACAACTGCGCCTTCGATTATGCCCTCGTCAAGGGCATATGCTAGAAGACCTGTAACTATTCCTCCATCCTGGGCTAATTTCTGAATCTCTCTGTCAGTTGATCTGGCGGAAACTATTTCCTTGTAAGTACCTAAAACCATTTTTCCAGCCTCCTATAGCCCTAACTCCTTTTTGATCTGTTCTTCTGGCCACCAGCTTCTTGGGCACTGCACATAGCAGATTCCACATTTTATACAGCGGTCGCTGTTGAGTTCGGGTCTTCCGTTGGTCATGTCAAGGGCCCTTGTCTGGCAGGCCATTGCACATGTTCCACATCCAGTGCAGAGACCCTGGTTTACAACCTTTGTCTGGAGGTCGCATCCGCATGCCTCTGTGTAGCCTGCAAGGTCCAGCATTGGCTGGAGGTACTCCATGTCATTGTTGAGGAGTGCAACGACTGCCTTTGCTATTATCTCAGGTGATGGTGGGCACCCTGGAATGGCGAGGTCCACATCTATGAGGTCTGCTATTGGTACAAAGGACTCGTGTGATGGCTGTGCCTGCTGTCCGCCCCTTGAGTACCTTGTGAAGCAGCCTGTTGCTGCGCATGAACCGAAGGCGCAGACGAGTTTTGCCTTCTCCCTCAGTTCTTTGAGTTCGTGCAGGCTGTGTTCGTCCTGCAGACAGACAGATCCCTCAACAAGGGCCAGATCCATCTCTGGCATCTCCCAGAGATCCACCAGGGTCTGTCCGTATACTATGTCCACCATGTTGGTGAGTAATTCTGCTAGAATGTCGTAATTTTCAGTTAACGACATGGCATCTCCGGTACATCCACTGAGGTGAATGTAACCTATTCTTGGTTTTGCATTTTCTTCAGCCACTTTTTCAACCTCCTCTTTTGAAGCTCCAACAGGTTCCGATTTTTCTTTTTCGGGTTCTTCCCTCTTAGCTTCAGCCTCCAATCCTAAAAATCTTTTGATGCGGGCAATTAAGCTCATTTAGAAACCCCAATCTCATCTAAGATCATCTGAATGGCTCTGGGAATAGCCTTTTTTACTGGGGGTGTGAGGCCCATTTCCACATTGGGAGCTGATATCTCCTTGGGTTTACACCCTATTACCACAACATCGATCTTTTCACTGAGTTCATGGAGGGGCTGGCTCACTGGCCATGTATGCATATTTTCATAGGATCCCTTTGGAATCTCAGTGACATCGAATTTCCTGAGTGTTCCGGGTTCTGCGTTGAATTCAACAA is a window from the Methanothermobacter thermautotrophicus str. Delta H genome containing:
- the frhB gene encoding coenzyme F420 hydrogenase subunit beta, whose protein sequence is MVLGTYKEIVSARSTDREIQKLAQDGGIVTGLLAYALDEGIIEGAVVAGPGKEFWKPEPMVAMTSDELKAAAGTKYTFSPNVLMLKKAVRQYGIEKLGTVAIPCQTMGIRKAQTYPFGVRFVADKIKLLVGIYCMENFPYTSLQTFICEKLGLNMELVEKMDIGKGKFWVYTQDDVYTLPLKETHGYEQAGCKICKDYVAELADVSTGSVGSPDGWSTVITRTDSGDSILKQAVEAGIFETKPIEEVKPGLGLLEKLSAQKKEKAEKNIAARKEMGLPTPY
- the frhG gene encoding coenzyme F420 hydrogenase subunit gamma; amino-acid sequence: MSLIARIKRFLGLEAEAKREEPEKEKSEPVGASKEEVEKVAEENAKPRIGYIHLSGCTGDAMSLTENYDILAELLTNMVDIVYGQTLVDLWEMPEMDLALVEGSVCLQDEHSLHELKELREKAKLVCAFGSCAATGCFTRYSRGGQQAQPSHESFVPIADLIDVDLAIPGCPPSPEIIAKAVVALLNNDMEYLQPMLDLAGYTEACGCDLQTKVVNQGLCTGCGTCAMACQTRALDMTNGRPELNSDRCIKCGICYVQCPRSWWPEEQIKKELGL
- the frhD gene encoding coenzyme F420-reducing hydrogenase, FrhD protein; the encoded protein is MPYDAEILVVGCGNILFKDDGFGPEVIKALEEYFKDREKPDNVMFIDAGTGGPHFVFSLPHEEWKKMIVVDVVEFNAEPGTLRKFDVTEIPKGSYENMHTWPVSQPLHELSEKIDVVVIGCKPKEISAPNVEMGLTPPVKKAIPRAIQMILDEIGVSK